The genomic segment CTTGCCGAATACGCTCGTCTTTTTCGCCACTAAAATAATCCTTTATTTTGCTCATGACAATCCTCCTTTCAAGATTCATCTTCTAATCTTCTAGCTCCGATAAATATTTCTCAAATCGCGCCTTCTGCCATTTACCAATAATCTCTAGTAGCAGATTAATCACCAACATGATAGGGAGATACAGCAAAAATGTAATTGGGATAGTTAATAAAAGCTTGGCATGAAACGGATTGTTCTGATAAATAGCCTGATTGACTTGGAAATTTTGAACTAGGATCATGACAGTCACAAAAGCTGTCATGGCAATCACACCCCAAATAGTAAAGGTAAAACTATTAAAATAATTAGCACCTAACCGCCGACAACGCTCCAAAAAGTAAAGAAATGCAATAATACTCGAAAATAAGAATAACTGCGCATAGATTTCCCCTGAATGGACAAAGACACTTCCAATATAAAAGATAAAATTACTAATCATCAGCAAACTAAATGCTTCCGTCCCAGCCTTATTGATTAATTGCACTTCTCGCTCATCCAAAATCTGATGTTTAATGAATTTCATTTGCTCTCCTTTGCTATTCTTCTAATTCTTTTTCCAATTGTCTCTGGCGTTTGATATTCAACCAATCAACTCCTCTATCCAAAAGACAAGAAACCAAAGCAATCGTCACTAGAATAACTAAAAATTTTAAAATTGAGTGCTGATTCAAATATAGCTGTATTTTAGAGAACTTGCCAACAAAAGAAGCAGATAAAATAATGAATGTCACCGTAAATCCGTTTACTAAACGACTCTTCAATCCATTTTCTGAATCATACTGACGAATTGCCAAACCAAGCTTCCAAGAACGAATAAGCGCATAAAGCTCCA from the Streptococcus constellatus subsp. constellatus genome contains:
- a CDS encoding DUF6773 family protein, encoding MKFIKHQILDEREVQLINKAGTEAFSLLMISNFIFYIGSVFVHSGEIYAQLFLFSSIIAFLYFLERCRRLGANYFNSFTFTIWGVIAMTAFVTVMILVQNFQVNQAIYQNNPFHAKLLLTIPITFLLYLPIMLVINLLLEIIGKWQKARFEKYLSELED
- a CDS encoding DUF6773 family protein → MKIEKKRVFQDERTIQMEQKLGNEIAFLAVILLLTSIFIKMTFLHLSIAAYLPEIVIIVGMELYALIRSWKLGLAIRQYDSENGLKSRLVNGFTVTFIILSASFVGKFSKIQLYLNQHSILKFLVILVTIALVSCLLDRGVDWLNIKRQRQLEKELEE